One genomic region from Eptesicus fuscus isolate TK198812 chromosome 18, DD_ASM_mEF_20220401, whole genome shotgun sequence encodes:
- the TMEM43 gene encoding transmembrane protein 43 encodes MAANYSNTSNRREHVKITTDAQPGFLERLSETSGGMFVGLVTFLLSFYLIFTNEGRALKTATALAEGLSLVVSPDSIHSVAPENEGRLVHIIGALRTSKLLSDPNYGVHIPAVKLRRHVEMYQWVETEESRDYTEDGQVKTERKYSYNPEWRSEIVNSRNFDREIGHKNPSAMAVESFTATAPFVQIGRFFLSAGLIDKVDNFKPLSLSKLEDPHVDIIRRGDYFYHSENPKYPEVGDVRVSFSYAGLSSDDPHLGPAHVVTVIARQRGDQLVPFSTKSGDTLLLLHHGDFSAEEVFLREQKSNSMKTWGLRAAGWMAMFMGLNLMTRILYTLVDWFPVFRDLVDIGLKAFAFCVATSLTLLTVAAGWLFYRPLWALFIACLALVPIIIARTRVPAKKLE; translated from the exons ATGGCCGCGAAT tattctaATACGAGTAATAGAAGAGAACATGTCAAGATTACGACTGACGCCCAGCCAGGCTTCCTGGAGCGGCTGAGCGAGACCTCGGGTGGGATGTTTGTGGGGCTCGTGACCTTCCTACTCTCCTTCTACTTAATTTTTACCAATGAG GGCCGCGCGTTGAAGACAGCAACTGCCCTGGCTGAGGGGCTCTCACTTGTGGTGTCCCCTGACAGCATCCACAGTGTGGCTCCGGAGAACGAGGGGAGGCTGGTGCACATCATTGGGGCCCTGCGGACATCCAAG CTCTTGTCTGATCCAAACTATGGGGTCCACATTCCGGCTGTGAAGCTGCGGCGGCACGTGGAGATGTACCAGTGGGTAGAAACCGAGgagtccag AGATTATACTGAGGACGGGCAGGTGAAAACGGAGAGGAAGTACTCCTACA ACCCTGAATGGAGGTCGGAAATCGTCAACAGCAGGAACTTCGACCGAGAGATTGGCCACAAAAACCCTAG TGCGATGGCCGTGGAGTCGTTCACGGCAACAGCCCCCTTCGTCCAGATTGGCAGGTTTTTCCTCTCGGCAG GCCTCATTGACAAAGTTGACAACTTCAAGCCACTGAGCCTGTCCAAGCTGGAGGACCCACACGTGGACATCATTCGCCGGGGAGACTATTTCTACCACAGTGAAAACCCCAAGTACCCAGAG GTCGGAGACGTGCGAGTTTCCTTCTCCTATGCCGGGCTGAGCAGCGACgaccctcacctgggcccagctcATGTG GTCACTGTGATTGCCCGGCAGCGGGGTGACCAGCTAGTCCCATTTTCCACCAAGTCTGGGGACACCTTGCTTCTCCTGCACCATGGGGACTTCTCAGCCGAG GAGGTGTTTCTTAGAGAACAGAAGAGCAACTCCATGAAGACATGGGGCCTGCGGGCAGCTGGCTGGATGGCCATGTTTATGGGCCTTAACCTCATGACACGGATCCTCTATACCCTGG TGGACTGGTTTCCTGTCTTCCGAGACCTGGTCGACATTGGCCTGAAGGCCTTTGCCTTCTGTGTGGCCACCTCACTGACCCTGCTGACCGTGGCTGCTGGCTGGCTCTTCTACCGGCCCCTGTGGGCCCTCTTCATCGCCTGCCTGGCCCTGGTGCCCATCATCATTGCTCGGACACGGGTGCCAGCCAAAAAGCTGGAGTGA